The nucleotide window CTTCTGACAGGGAAAAGAGCCAGATGTATGTGCAGCGCTACATGCAGCATTTCCCAGCTGCAGGAGAGATCGTCATCTTCGACAGAAGCTGGTACAACCGTGCTGGCGTGGAATACGTAATGGGTTTTTGCAGCGACGAACAACACCGCAGGTTCTTAGAACTCTGTCCTATAGTCGAGAAGTACATCGTGGACGCCGGGATCATACTCATCAAATGCTGGATGGAGGTCGGAATGAAAGAGCAACAACGCCGATTTGAAGCACGCATTAAGGATCCGGTGCGTCAATGGAAGCTCAGTCCAATGGATTTAGAGTCCTTTCGTCGCTGGTACGAGTATTCTCGGGCGCGCGATCAGATGCTAAAGGCTACGGACTCCAAGTATGCACCGTGGTATATCGTTCGATCCGACGATAAGAAGAGAGCCCGGCTTAACTGCATCTCACATCTGTTGAGCACGATCCCTTACGGCAAGATTCCGCACGACAAAGTAAAATTGCCGAAGCGCAAGACCAAGGATAGTTACGACGATCAGGCGCCGCTGAGCGGAAGGCATTTTGTCGCCGAGAAGTTCTAGGCCTGTTCCCCGCGATGTAGGTTAGCCCCTGCTGCCGGTCGCTGCTGCCGCTTTATCTCTTCGCGCACTTATCGGAATTTCCGTAA belongs to Acidobacteriota bacterium and includes:
- the ppk2 gene encoding polyphosphate kinase 2; the encoded protein is MGSKEDRNSKSRLKRKQYEKELSRLQAELCKLQDWIKYKGLRVILVFEGRDAAGKGGTIRAITERVSPRVFRVVALPAPSDREKSQMYVQRYMQHFPAAGEIVIFDRSWYNRAGVEYVMGFCSDEQHRRFLELCPIVEKYIVDAGIILIKCWMEVGMKEQQRRFEARIKDPVRQWKLSPMDLESFRRWYEYSRARDQMLKATDSKYAPWYIVRSDDKKRARLNCISHLLSTIPYGKIPHDKVKLPKRKTKDSYDDQAPLSGRHFVAEKF